The following are encoded in a window of Vespula vulgaris chromosome 8, iyVesVulg1.1, whole genome shotgun sequence genomic DNA:
- the LOC127065766 gene encoding bromodomain-containing protein 7 isoform X2, with protein MLSQHYQQQLGINYSVTQGDSEYDRYMGHKKLKKKKKKKDKRHKHHHKDKKRRREESSQESVGDADEGFVEVPKKIPNQQLLSPRPLSSNEPRINVTNQISSLSPHREPRTCVLRKIAERTPLQRLLEHLLRSMEKRDPQQFFAWPVTDSIAPGYSQIITNPMDFSTIKQKIDDNNYQNLNEFVDDFKLMCNNATTYNHQDTIYYKAAKKLLHVGLKMVTPEKLRQLRPVLTYMHDISKEELGFELGVEDPNNPDVLVTEEQIEREREQEERNEEAEELRKENQRKMRLASLGKFEAIPDDLTPEEILKQARGAAKSASEKLSLKRLNSKMGFLRQKKDGTTSLQIIVPGDGVIPGTNQRPVSLGQLIGKLNHGTGALAGFREDRRNMSKPVKPLYYGAFGSYAPSYDSTFANLTKEETDLVYQTYGDETAVQYAESILDFAKDCDYTLTMVDDLLDILTGGDHRKTKKFLEEKRRLKEEEEKIKHLLEKPMQDINKNIPSLEKVRVDIDQLKTLSELGIDMNFLEKLEEELKFSEDRAALQSRLDDTSQMLGRLKQVQHDRLSAPPPAHLSNVPKASETEVALADKITDNLTEIAKKLPPSAIAPVDGLRRAMGIAPLAGGEPMEVEPITHNPAIVTENTLLQPTNGNQVPTNLLPAPSPIPNTSLLSPNSQQNQTISIVNPNQMQIGVTHNQNSPSLLSTTEPSGVPDLESELREFLESDPTLGHSPLHDDKTLEDILSES; from the exons ATGTTATCTCAGCACTACCAACAGCAACTAGGTATAAATTACTCTGTCACGCAAGGGGACTCAGAATATGATAGGTACATGGGTCACAAGAagcttaaaaagaaaaagaagaaaaaggacaaacgACACAAACATCATCacaaagacaaaaagagaaggagagaagagtcAAGTCAAGAATCCGTGGGCGACGCGGACGAAGGTTTCGTCGAAGTGCCCAAGAAAATTCCAAATCAACAATTGTTATCTCCTAGACCTCTTTCGAGCAATGAACCTAGAATCAATGTTACTAATCAAATTAGTTCGCTCTCGCCACATCGCGAGCCAAGAACTTGCGTTCTTCGGAAAATAGCAGAGCGTACGCCTCTCCAGAGACTATTGGAACATTTGTTAAGGTCGATGGAAAAGCGTGACCCGCAACAATTCTTTGCTTGGCCAGTGACCGACAGTATTGCACCTGGTTATTctcaaataataacaaatccGATGGATTTTAGTACTATAAAACAGAAGAtagacgataataattatcagaATTTGAACGAATTCGTAGACGATTTCAAGCTTATGTGTAACAACGCAACTACCTATAACCATCAggatactatatattataaagctGCTAAAAAATTGTTACACGTCGGTTTGAAAATGGTTACCCCTGAGAAACTTAGACAGCTAAGACCTGTTTTAACTTACATGCATGATATATCAAAGGAGGAGCTTGGATTTGAGTTGGGAGTCGAAGATCCTAACAATCCGGATGTTCTCGTTACCGAGGAacaaatcgaaagagagagggaacaagaggagagaaacgaagaggcCGAAGAATTGCGAAaggaaaatcaaagaaaaatgagactGGCGAGTTTGGGTAAATTCGAAGCTATACCGGACGATCTAACGCCTGAGGAAATTCTTAAACAAGCACGTGGTGCTGCCAAATCGGCGTCAGAAAAATTAAGCCTGAAACGTTTGAACTCGAAAATGGGATTTTTGAGGCAGAAGAAGGACGGTACTACGAGTTTACAAATTATAGTTCCTGGAGACGGTGTTATACCTGGTACGAATCAAAGGCCGGTATCGTTGGGACAACTAATAGGCAAATTAAATCATGGTACTGGCGCATTGGCCGGTTTCAGAGAAGATAGGAGAAATATGTCGAAACCAGTAAAGCCATTGTATTACGGAGCATTCGGATCTTATGCTCCAAGTTATGATTCCACTTTTGCTAATCTCACTAAAGAAGAGACTGACCTGGTCTATCAGACGTACGGGGACGAAACCGCTGTTCAGTATGCAGAATCTATTCTAGATTTTGCGAAAGACTGTGATTATACTTTAACTATGGTCGACGATTTATTGGATATTCTTACCGGCGGTGATCatagaaagacgaagaagtttctcgaggagaagagaaggcttaaagaggaagaggaaaagattaAGCATTTATTAGAGAAGCCTATGCAggatataaacaaaaacattCCGTCGTTGGAGAAAGTTCGAGTAGATATCGATCAATTGAAAACGTTGTCGGAATTGGGCATAGATATgaatttcttggaaaaattag AGGAGGAGTTAAAGTTCAGCGAGGATCGTGCAGCCTTACAAAGTCGTTTAGACGATACTTCGCAGATGTTGGGTCGTTTGAAACAAGTACAACACGATCGTCTCTCGGCACCTCCACCTGCTCATTTATCGAACGTTCCTAAGGCCTCGGAAACTGAAGTTGCCCTTGCCGATAAGATTACGGATAATCTCACGGAAATAGCAAAGAAACTTCCACCGTCAGCTATAGCACCAGTTGATGGATTACGTAGGGCAATGGGGATAGCACCTTTAGCTGGAGGTGAACCAATGGAAGTCGAACCCATTACTCATAATCCGGCAATAGTTACGGAAAATACATTGTTACAACCGACCAATGGCAATCAAGTTCCAACGAATCTTTTACCAGCACCATCGCCTATTCCAAATACGAGTTTGCTCAGTCCAAACAGTCAACAGAATCAAACGATCAGTATTGTCAATCCGAATCAAATGCAAATCGGTGTTACGCACAATCAAAACTCACCGTCTTTGCTAAGTACGACGGAACCATCGGGAGTTCCCGATCTGGAATCTGAACTCCGAGAGTTTTTGGAAAGCGATCCTACATTAGGACATTCACCATTACACGATGACAAAACACTCGAAGATATATTATCCGAATCATAG
- the LOC127065766 gene encoding bromodomain-containing protein 7 isoform X1, giving the protein MGSKKHKKHKRQRHEEGQYTTTDKPPTLKLILKVGGSSGTPEYGNESPSQGTMLSQHYQQQLGINYSVTQGDSEYDRYMGHKKLKKKKKKKDKRHKHHHKDKKRRREESSQESVGDADEGFVEVPKKIPNQQLLSPRPLSSNEPRINVTNQISSLSPHREPRTCVLRKIAERTPLQRLLEHLLRSMEKRDPQQFFAWPVTDSIAPGYSQIITNPMDFSTIKQKIDDNNYQNLNEFVDDFKLMCNNATTYNHQDTIYYKAAKKLLHVGLKMVTPEKLRQLRPVLTYMHDISKEELGFELGVEDPNNPDVLVTEEQIEREREQEERNEEAEELRKENQRKMRLASLGKFEAIPDDLTPEEILKQARGAAKSASEKLSLKRLNSKMGFLRQKKDGTTSLQIIVPGDGVIPGTNQRPVSLGQLIGKLNHGTGALAGFREDRRNMSKPVKPLYYGAFGSYAPSYDSTFANLTKEETDLVYQTYGDETAVQYAESILDFAKDCDYTLTMVDDLLDILTGGDHRKTKKFLEEKRRLKEEEEKIKHLLEKPMQDINKNIPSLEKVRVDIDQLKTLSELGIDMNFLEKLEEELKFSEDRAALQSRLDDTSQMLGRLKQVQHDRLSAPPPAHLSNVPKASETEVALADKITDNLTEIAKKLPPSAIAPVDGLRRAMGIAPLAGGEPMEVEPITHNPAIVTENTLLQPTNGNQVPTNLLPAPSPIPNTSLLSPNSQQNQTISIVNPNQMQIGVTHNQNSPSLLSTTEPSGVPDLESELREFLESDPTLGHSPLHDDKTLEDILSES; this is encoded by the exons ATGGGTTCAAAGAAGCACAAAAAACATAAGCGCCAGAGGCACGAAG AAGGACAATATACGACAACGGACAAACCGCCtactttaaaattaattttaaaggtAGGAGGCAGCAGTGGGACTCCAGAATACGGCAACGAGTCTCCAAGCCAAGGCACTATGTTATCTCAGCACTACCAACAGCAACTAGGTATAAATTACTCTGTCACGCAAGGGGACTCAGAATATGATAGGTACATGGGTCACAAGAagcttaaaaagaaaaagaagaaaaaggacaaacgACACAAACATCATCacaaagacaaaaagagaaggagagaagagtcAAGTCAAGAATCCGTGGGCGACGCGGACGAAGGTTTCGTCGAAGTGCCCAAGAAAATTCCAAATCAACAATTGTTATCTCCTAGACCTCTTTCGAGCAATGAACCTAGAATCAATGTTACTAATCAAATTAGTTCGCTCTCGCCACATCGCGAGCCAAGAACTTGCGTTCTTCGGAAAATAGCAGAGCGTACGCCTCTCCAGAGACTATTGGAACATTTGTTAAGGTCGATGGAAAAGCGTGACCCGCAACAATTCTTTGCTTGGCCAGTGACCGACAGTATTGCACCTGGTTATTctcaaataataacaaatccGATGGATTTTAGTACTATAAAACAGAAGAtagacgataataattatcagaATTTGAACGAATTCGTAGACGATTTCAAGCTTATGTGTAACAACGCAACTACCTATAACCATCAggatactatatattataaagctGCTAAAAAATTGTTACACGTCGGTTTGAAAATGGTTACCCCTGAGAAACTTAGACAGCTAAGACCTGTTTTAACTTACATGCATGATATATCAAAGGAGGAGCTTGGATTTGAGTTGGGAGTCGAAGATCCTAACAATCCGGATGTTCTCGTTACCGAGGAacaaatcgaaagagagagggaacaagaggagagaaacgaagaggcCGAAGAATTGCGAAaggaaaatcaaagaaaaatgagactGGCGAGTTTGGGTAAATTCGAAGCTATACCGGACGATCTAACGCCTGAGGAAATTCTTAAACAAGCACGTGGTGCTGCCAAATCGGCGTCAGAAAAATTAAGCCTGAAACGTTTGAACTCGAAAATGGGATTTTTGAGGCAGAAGAAGGACGGTACTACGAGTTTACAAATTATAGTTCCTGGAGACGGTGTTATACCTGGTACGAATCAAAGGCCGGTATCGTTGGGACAACTAATAGGCAAATTAAATCATGGTACTGGCGCATTGGCCGGTTTCAGAGAAGATAGGAGAAATATGTCGAAACCAGTAAAGCCATTGTATTACGGAGCATTCGGATCTTATGCTCCAAGTTATGATTCCACTTTTGCTAATCTCACTAAAGAAGAGACTGACCTGGTCTATCAGACGTACGGGGACGAAACCGCTGTTCAGTATGCAGAATCTATTCTAGATTTTGCGAAAGACTGTGATTATACTTTAACTATGGTCGACGATTTATTGGATATTCTTACCGGCGGTGATCatagaaagacgaagaagtttctcgaggagaagagaaggcttaaagaggaagaggaaaagattaAGCATTTATTAGAGAAGCCTATGCAggatataaacaaaaacattCCGTCGTTGGAGAAAGTTCGAGTAGATATCGATCAATTGAAAACGTTGTCGGAATTGGGCATAGATATgaatttcttggaaaaattag AGGAGGAGTTAAAGTTCAGCGAGGATCGTGCAGCCTTACAAAGTCGTTTAGACGATACTTCGCAGATGTTGGGTCGTTTGAAACAAGTACAACACGATCGTCTCTCGGCACCTCCACCTGCTCATTTATCGAACGTTCCTAAGGCCTCGGAAACTGAAGTTGCCCTTGCCGATAAGATTACGGATAATCTCACGGAAATAGCAAAGAAACTTCCACCGTCAGCTATAGCACCAGTTGATGGATTACGTAGGGCAATGGGGATAGCACCTTTAGCTGGAGGTGAACCAATGGAAGTCGAACCCATTACTCATAATCCGGCAATAGTTACGGAAAATACATTGTTACAACCGACCAATGGCAATCAAGTTCCAACGAATCTTTTACCAGCACCATCGCCTATTCCAAATACGAGTTTGCTCAGTCCAAACAGTCAACAGAATCAAACGATCAGTATTGTCAATCCGAATCAAATGCAAATCGGTGTTACGCACAATCAAAACTCACCGTCTTTGCTAAGTACGACGGAACCATCGGGAGTTCCCGATCTGGAATCTGAACTCCGAGAGTTTTTGGAAAGCGATCCTACATTAGGACATTCACCATTACACGATGACAAAACACTCGAAGATATATTATCCGAATCATAG